In the Gossypium raimondii isolate GPD5lz chromosome 9, ASM2569854v1, whole genome shotgun sequence genome, one interval contains:
- the LOC105799201 gene encoding uncharacterized protein LOC105799201 isoform X2, whose amino-acid sequence MEEILQIFKKLKLQYLLLSHMLLFTTSTALKTAPTLRCGNLQLQTPFLAQNSTNFSPLNLMTRCKSQKLYFRTSLGLFPISSIDYTSKTLIVSHTSCSSSEHFVSPALLSAGFPSPPLPNSLLLFNCSHKTHPTAASFIHNCTRFHMCGEAASEVQLPFSCLVVKDIEKLDPGFHPKDLSCSGYRRVYRRSLSEEDYEGVDLGTRISFDIPDHVPDMCNECKKPNGNCGVGLKCICHAKDCKDKVLSAATSLDTGISFLFPLFSIIVQMNFRMI is encoded by the exons ATGGAAGAGATCCTGCAAATATTCAAGAAACTCAAGCTTCAATATTTGCTCCTTTCCCACATGCTCCTTTTTACCACCTCCACTGCCCTAAAAACAGCTCCCACACTCCGCTGTGGTAACCTTCAGCTTCAGACACCTTTCTTGGCTCAAAATTCTACCAACTTCTCCCCATTAAATCTCATGACCAGATGCAAATCTCAGAAGCTATATTTCAGGACCTCTCTGGGTCTTTTCCCCATCTCTTCCATTGATTACACAAGTAAAACACTAATAGTGTCTCACACTAGTTGTTCTTCTTCAGAGCATTTTGTATCCCCAGCACTCCTTTCAGCTGGTTTCCCTTCTCCTCCTCTGCCCAATTCACTCCTCCTCTTCAACTGCTCACACAAAACCCACCCCACCGCAGCGTCTTTTATCCACAACTGCACTCGCTTCCACATGTGTGGAGAGGCTGCTTCTGAAGTTCAACTGCCCTTTTCATGTCTAGTTGTTAAAGATATTGAAAAGCTTGACCCTGGCTTTCATCCTAAAGATTTGAGTTGCTCAGGTTACAGGAGGGTTTATAGAAGGTCTTTAAGTGAGGAAGACTATGAAGGAGTTGATTTGGGGACAAGGATTTCATTCGACATTCCTGACCATGTACCTGATATGTGTAATGAATGTAAGAAGCCTAATGGCAATTGTGGTGTTGGGTTGAAGTGCATTTGTCATGCTAAAGATTGCA AAGACAAGGTCCTTTCAGCTGCCACATCACTCGACACTGGTATAAGTTTCCTATTTCCCTTATTTTCCATCATTGTTCAGATGAATTTCCGGATGATTTGA
- the LOC105799197 gene encoding tRNA dimethylallyltransferase 2, translated as MRGSSPTYGGINRIGFVLGSVCEDATNIKPTKKLHAFLTFANCLPREQRLWREMDDSSESPATTLNSNNGGEPIMEEHKPKLVVIMGPTGSGKSRLAIDLATHFPIEIINADSMQVYQGLDVLTNKVPLREQNGVPHHLLGTVSSDVEFTAKKFRDSAIPIISDILSRNHLPVIVGGTNYYIQAVMSSFLLDESVEDMSETYSRDHPGNEQTNHMPDILGDSCNYSYDLLKELDPVAADRIHPNNHRKINLYLSLYARSGVLPSKLYQGKAAENWGRVNNSRYRCCFICIDAALPVLDQYVEHRVDCMIDAGLLNEVYDIYNPNGNYTLGLRQAIGVREFENFLQAYFSDSMDDETSDSSDGTLLKLSTRIDDKLFKENTRGILNSSCDNPQKVLLEEAIDKVKANTRRLVRRQKRRVNQLQTLFGWNISYVDATESISKKSDECWAVQVVGPAVKMIRSFLNKDDSNGQTPDGESKTSTDTVQRDLWTQYICKACGDRILRGAHEWEQHKQGRGHRKRMLSLRKSRSSSLA; from the exons ATGAGGGGCTCCAGTCCAACTTATGGCGGCATAAATAGGATAGGATTTGTGTTGGGCTCTGTTTGTGAGGATGCCACAAACATCAAGCCCACCAAAAAGCTACATGCTTTTCTGACCTTTGCAAATTGCCTGCCGAGAGAGCAGAGACTTTGGAGAGAGATGGACGACAGCAGCGAGTCGCCTGCTACAACCCTAAACTCAAACAATGGAGGAGAACCCATAATGGAAGAACATAAACCTAAGCTGGTAGTAATAATGGGTCCAACTGGCTCTGGAAAATCACGTTTAGCCATCGATTTAGCCACCCATTTTCCTATCGAAATCATCAACGCTGATTCCATGCAAGTCTATCAAGGTCTTGATGTCCTCACCAATAAAGTCCCCCTCCGTGAACAAAATG GAGTGCCACATCATCTTTTGGGTACTGTTAGCTCAGATGTGGAATTCACGGCTAAAAAGTTCAGGGATTCTGCTATTCCT ATTATTAGTGACATATTATCTCGCAACCATTTGCCAGTCATTGTTGGAGGCACCAATTACTATATTCag GCAGTTATGAGTTCGTTCCTTCTTGATGAATCAGTAGAAGATATGTCTGAAACCTACTCAAGGGACCATCCTG GAAATGAGCAGACCAATCATATGCCTGACATCCTTGGAGACAGTTGCAATTATAGCTATGATCTTCTTAAAGAACTTGATCCAGTTGCAGCAGACAGAATTCATCCAAATAATCATAGAAAA ATTAATCTATACCTTAGTCTTTATGCTCGTTCTGGTGTTCTTCCCAGCAAACTTTATCAGGGAAAGGCTGCAGAG AACTGGGGCCGAGTTAATAATTCTAGATATCGTTGCTGTTTTATATGCATCGATGCTGCCTTACCTGTGCTGGACCAGTATGTGGAACACAGGGTAGACTGCATGATAGATGCTGGTTTGCTCAATGAAGTGTATGACATTTACAATCCAAATGGAAATTATACTCTAGGTTTGCGACAGGCCATAGGTGTTCGAGAATTTGAGAATTTTCTTCAGGCTTACTTTTCTGACAGCATGGATGATGAGACAAGTGATTCTTCTGATGGAACTCTTCTAAAGCTGTCAACAAGGATTGATGATAAATTGTTCAAAGAAAATACTAGGGGAATACTAAATTCCTCTTGTGATAACCCCCAAAAAGTTCTGTTAGAAGAAGCCATTGACAAAGTAAAAGCAAACACCCGGAGACTTGTTCGTCGTCAA AAAAGGAGGGTCAATCAACTTCAGACATTGTTTGGATGGAATATTAGTTATGTTGATGCAACAGAATCTATATCAA AGAAATCAGATGAGTGTTGGGCAGTGCAAGTGGTTGGACCTGCTGTGAAAATGATTAGATCATTCCTCAATAAAGATGATAGTAATGGGCAAACTCCGGATGGTGAAAGTAAAACTTCAACGGATACAGTCCAGAGGGACTTGTGGACTCAATACATATGCAAG GCCTGCGGAGATAGGATACTAAGAGGAGCCCATGAGTGGGAACAACATAAACAGGGTCGTGGGCATCGAAAACGGATGTTGAGCCTTCGAAAGTCTCGAAGTTCCTCACTGGCGTAG
- the LOC105799201 gene encoding uncharacterized protein LOC105799201 isoform X1 codes for MEEILQIFKKLKLQYLLLSHMLLFTTSTALKTAPTLRCGNLQLQTPFLAQNSTNFSPLNLMTRCKSQKLYFRTSLGLFPISSIDYTSKTLIVSHTSCSSSEHFVSPALLSAGFPSPPLPNSLLLFNCSHKTHPTAASFIHNCTRFHMCGEAASEVQLPFSCLVVKDIEKLDPGFHPKDLSCSGYRRVYRRSLSEEDYEGVDLGTRISFDIPDHVPDMCNECKKPNGNCGVGLKCICHAKDCSKRQGPFSCHITRHWYKFPISLIFHHCSDEFPDDLSSSRT; via the exons ATGGAAGAGATCCTGCAAATATTCAAGAAACTCAAGCTTCAATATTTGCTCCTTTCCCACATGCTCCTTTTTACCACCTCCACTGCCCTAAAAACAGCTCCCACACTCCGCTGTGGTAACCTTCAGCTTCAGACACCTTTCTTGGCTCAAAATTCTACCAACTTCTCCCCATTAAATCTCATGACCAGATGCAAATCTCAGAAGCTATATTTCAGGACCTCTCTGGGTCTTTTCCCCATCTCTTCCATTGATTACACAAGTAAAACACTAATAGTGTCTCACACTAGTTGTTCTTCTTCAGAGCATTTTGTATCCCCAGCACTCCTTTCAGCTGGTTTCCCTTCTCCTCCTCTGCCCAATTCACTCCTCCTCTTCAACTGCTCACACAAAACCCACCCCACCGCAGCGTCTTTTATCCACAACTGCACTCGCTTCCACATGTGTGGAGAGGCTGCTTCTGAAGTTCAACTGCCCTTTTCATGTCTAGTTGTTAAAGATATTGAAAAGCTTGACCCTGGCTTTCATCCTAAAGATTTGAGTTGCTCAGGTTACAGGAGGGTTTATAGAAGGTCTTTAAGTGAGGAAGACTATGAAGGAGTTGATTTGGGGACAAGGATTTCATTCGACATTCCTGACCATGTACCTGATATGTGTAATGAATGTAAGAAGCCTAATGGCAATTGTGGTGTTGGGTTGAAGTGCATTTGTCATGCTAAAGATTGCAGTAA AAGACAAGGTCCTTTCAGCTGCCACATCACTCGACACTGGTATAAGTTTCCTATTTCCCTTATTTTCCATCATTGTTCAGATGAATTTCCGGATGATTTGAGCAGTTCCAGAACATGA